One genomic window of Cannabis sativa cultivar Pink pepper isolate KNU-18-1 chromosome 2, ASM2916894v1, whole genome shotgun sequence includes the following:
- the LOC115720417 gene encoding spermidine coumaroyl-CoA acyltransferase-like: MSPQLNTTEFLVVKEEVELVKPSKATPSEVLSLSTLDNEANLECFSKAIYVYKAQHDHTNGVDPAEMIKQAVSDALVYYYPLAGRLKRLDHDGRLQLTCDATGVPYLVATANCRLSSLNYLDDIDFEMGKNFVFPSPTSDCPFVLQVTRFSCGGFTIGFGISHMVSDGFGAAQIFKALAELSKGKELSVKPVWERERLVGTPIKESLKLSMSHPATSPYMPSSDIVDEIFYLKSDTMKRLKDEIISGGSPSNVTTFEILAAFVWKARLRALELNHDGKTCLYFATGLRKLIDPPLPEGYYGNAFLTSAVELTGRELEDKSLSEIVNMIKEKKKDVLDNNYIRKSIDICETKLANRDNPKIKATGALMALTDWRNLGLVSDEFGSGWNVENVTSLPWDCFGSVDLCTFLPAPKSDPSLKGGVGILVSLPRLAMPKFKQEIDSLN, encoded by the coding sequence ATGTCTCCTCAACTCAACACTactgaatttttggttgtaaaGGAGGAAGTTGAGCTTGTGAAGCCATCCAAAGCCACACCTTCGGAAGTTCTCTCTTTGTCCACTCTTGACAATGAGGCCAACCTCGAATGCTTCTCCAAAGCCATCTACGTATACAAGGCCCAACACGATCACACTAATGGCGTCGATCCAGCTGAGATGATCAAGCAAGCTGTCTCTGATGCTCTCGTCTATTACTACCCTCTAGCCGGGAGACTCAAACGGCTAGACCACGATGGAAGGCTTCAACTCACTTGCGACGCTACTGGTGTTCCCTATTTGGTCGCCACCGCCAACTGTCGTCTTTCCTCGCTTAATTACTTGGATGATATTGATTTCGAGATGGGCAAGAACTTCGTCTTCCCTTCTCCTACAAGCGATTGCCCTTTCGTCCTACAAGTCACTCGATTCTCTTGTGGAGGTTTTACCATTGGGTTTGGAATATCTCACATGGTCTCCGATGGTTTTGGGGCTGCTCAGATCTTCAAGGCCTTGGCTGAGCTTTCCAAAGGCAAAGAGCTCTCAGTGAAGCCGGTATGGGAAAGAGAGAGACTTGTGGGAACACCCATCAAAGAGTCTCTCAAGCTCAGCATGAGTCATCCTGCTACGTCACCATACATGCCCTCTTCTGACATTGTAGATGAGATCTTTTACTTAAAGAGTGATACCATGAAGAGACTCAAAGATGAGATAATTAGTGGTGGTTCTCCCAGTAATGTTACTACGTTTGAAATACTTGCAGCCTTCGTTTGGAAAGCCAGACTGAGAGCCTTAGAGCTCAATCATGATGGAAAAACATGTTTGTATTTCGCTACAGGTTTGAGAAAGCTCATAGACCCTCCTTTGCCTGAAGGGTATTACGGGAATGCATTTTTGACCTCTGCAGTGGAACTCACTGGCAGAGAACTAGAAGATAAATCTTTATCTGAAATTGTAAATATGataaaggagaagaagaaggatgTTTTGGACAACAACTACATCAGAAAATCTATTGATATTTGTGAGACCAAACTAGCCAACCGTGATAATCCAAAAATTAAGGCTACGGGAGCACTCATGGCATTGACTGATTGGAGGAATTTGGGGTTAGTTTCGGATGAGTTCGGATCAGGATGGAATGTTGAGAACGTGACATCGTTGCCGTGGGACTGTTTTGGGTCAGTAGATTTGTGCACCTTTTTGCCTGCTCCAAAATCTGATCCTTCCTTAAAAGGTGGAGTTGGGATATTGGTCTCTCTTCCGAGGCTAGCCATGCCCAAGTTCAAGCAAGAGATTGATTCTCTCAACTAA
- the LOC115720416 gene encoding spermidine coumaroyl-CoA acyltransferase-like, whose protein sequence is MSPQLNTTEFLVVKEEVELVKPSKATPSEVLSLSTLDNEANLECFSKAIYVYKAQHDHTNGVDPAEMIKQAVSDALVYYYPLAGRLKRLDHDGRLQLTCDATGVPYLVATANCRLSSLNYLDDIDFEMAKNLVFPSPTSDCPFVLQVTRFSCGGFTIGFGISHMVSDGFGAAQIFKALAELSKGKELSVKPVWERERLVGTPIKESLKLSMCHPATSPYMPSSDIVDGIFYLKSDTMKRLKDEIISGGSPSNVTTFEILAAFVWKARLRALELNHDGKTCLYFATGLRKLIDPPLPEGYYGNAFLTSAVELTGRELEDKSLSEIVNMIKEKKKDVLDNNYIRKSIDICETKLANRDNPKIKATGALMALTDWRNLGLVSDEFGSGWNVENVTSLPWDCFGSVDLCTFLPAPKSDPSLKGGVGILVSLPRLAMPKFKQEIDSLN, encoded by the coding sequence ATGTCTCCTCAACTCAACACTactgaatttttggttgtaaaGGAGGAAGTTGAGCTTGTGAAGCCATCCAAAGCCACACCTTCGGAAGTTCTCTCTTTGTCCACTCTTGACAATGAGGCCAACCTTGAATGCTTCTCCAAAGCCATCTACGTATACAAGGCCCAACATGATCACACTAATGGCGTCGATCCAGCTGAGATGATCAAGCAAGCTGTCTCTGATGCTCTCGTCTATTACTACCCTCTAGCCGGGAGACTCAAACGGCTAGACCACGATGGAAGGCTTCAACTCACTTGCGACGCTACTGGTGTTCCCTATTTGGTCGCCACGGCCAACTGTCGTCTTTCCTCGCTTAATTACTTGGACGATATTGATTTCGAGATGGCCAAGAACTTGGTCTTCCCTTCTCCTACAAGCGATTGCCCTTTCGTCCTACAAGTCACTCGATTCTCTTGTGGAGGTTTTACCATTGGGTTTGGAATATCTCACATGGTCTCCGATGGTTTTGGGGCTGCTCAGATCTTCAAGGCCTTGGCTGAGCTTTCCAAAGGCAAAGAGCTCTCAGTGAAGCCGGTATGGGAAAGAGAGAGACTTGTGGGAACACCCATCAAAGAGTCTCTCAAGCTCAGCATGTGTCATCCTGCTACGTCACCATACATGCCCTCTTCTGACATTGTAGATGGGATCTTTTACTTAAAGAGTGATACCATGAAGAGACTCAAAGATGAGATAATTAGTGGTGGTTCTCCCAGTAATGTTACTACGTTTGAAATACTTGCAGCCTTCGTTTGGAAAGCCAGACTGAGAGCCTTAGAGCTCAATCATGATGGAAAAACATGTTTGTATTTCGCTACAGGTTTGAGAAAGCTCATAGACCCTCCTTTGCCTGAAGGGTATTACGGGAATGCATTTTTGACCTCTGCAGTGGAACTCACTGGCAGAGAACTAGAAGATAAATCTTTATCTGAAATTGTAAATATGataaaggagaagaagaaggatgTTTTGGACAACAACTACATCAGAAAATCTATTGATATTTGTGAGACCAAACTAGCCAACCGTGATAATCCAAAAATTAAGGCTACGGGAGCACTCATGGCATTGACTGATTGGAGGAATTTGGGGTTAGTTTCGGATGAGTTTGGATCAGGATGGAATGTTGAAAACGTGACATCGTTGCCGTGGGACTGTTTTGGGTCAGTAGATTTGTGCACCTTTTTGCCTGCTCCAAAATCTGATCCTTCCTTAAAAGGTGGAGTTGGGATATTGGTCTCTCTTCCGAGGCTAGCCATGCCCAAGTTCAAGCAAGAGATTGATTCTCTCAACTAA